The window GGTTGGTATACGATTGAACCATTAACGATACCACCGGAGTTATTGGAGGATAGTTAGTTGGAAGTTTAAAGCGCAAAGGTGAAAAAAGAAAGATCATGCCCTGAATTAAGACTAAGCACTTTCGGCTTAACACCTGTGCCTCCCAATAAATCTTTAATTATTGCTATAGCCTAATTTTTATTATTTTTGGGCACATAAAATTTAACGACATGAATTTTCCCGCTGAATTAAAGTACACTAAAGACCACGAGTGGATAAAAGTTGAAGGCAATGAAGCTACAATTGGCATCACCGAATTTGCTCAAGGCGAGCTTGGCGATATTGTTTATGTGGATATTGCATCCTTAGGGAAAGAAGTTGCTAAAGATGCCGTTTTTGGTACGGTTGAAGCAGTAAAAACAGTATCAGACCTGTTTATGCCTGTAACCGGAACAGTTACCGAAATTAATTCCGCACTTAACAACCAGCCCGACCTGGTAAACTCAGATCCTTACGGCGAAGGCTGGATGGTAAAAATAACGGTTGCCGATCTTTCGGAAATTGAAGGCCTTTTATCTGCCGATGACTATAAATCTGTTGTTGGCGCTTAATGAAAGCAACACTAAAATATCAGGGGCCCGCAATTTTGTGGGCCTTATTTATTTTGATAATTTGCTCTGTTAACCTGGGGTCGGCAGGCGACTCGCCTATGTTTTTTAAGGGCTTTGACAAGCTTACGCACACCGGATTGTTTTTTACATTGGTTGTATTGTTTTGCAATGGTATAATAAGGCAACAAAAACCAAGGCCATTATCGTATACACGGGCGTTGATAATAGTTATAGCCGCGATTGTTTTTGGCGGCTTGATAGAAATATTGCAGCTGGAATTTTTTCCGTGGCGCAGCGCCGAATGGAGCGATTTCTTTTGCGATGGGCTTGGGGCTTGTATGGGTATTTTTGGTGTTATGCTAACAATAAATGCAATTGGCAATGAAAAAAAGTAAACTTATTATCCTGGGTGCAGCAATCCTGCTAACCGGTTTTTCATCATGCGGTATCTTCAAAAAAGGATGCGGCTGCCCCACGTTTGGAGTTACCAAAATTCAGAGCAATATGAAAATTTGTTAATTTTAAAATGTCGTGCCCCGATATCTTTTTCGACTTTACATCATATTAAAATCATTTTCAAATTTTCAAATCCTCAAATTTTCAAATAATATAAAAACGCCATGGCTGTTTATTTGGATTTAATATAAATAAGCTTACATTTGCTCAGGTTAATTTTATACGATGAGACTTTCACAACTTGAAGTAGGCGAAACAGGAATTGTTAAAGAATTTACTGACCTTGAAATGTCGGTTAAATTGATGGAAATGGGATGTTTACCAGGTGAGGAAATTAAAATTTCGCGCATAGCGCCCCTTGGCGATCCGATAGCTATTCATGTTTCAGGTTATCAGTTAAGCCTTCGTAAATTTGAGGCCTCCACTATTATTTTGCAGTAGTTTTTGTAACCATTGAAAGCCGATATAAGAGTTGCGCTTGTAGGAAATCCAAACACCGGTAAATCAACTCTATTTAATATACTAACCGGTCTTAATCAAAAAATAGGAAATTTTCCGGGGGTTACTGTCGACAAAAAAACAGGTTTTTGCCAGCTGCCCGATGGCCGCACCGCCGAAATTATTGACCTGCCAGGTACCTATAGCATCTACCCCAAAAGTAAAGACGAATCCATTGTATTTTCTGTTTTAGCCGACAAAGCTAAAGGAATGGTACCCGACTTGATTGTGGTAATCCTGGATGCATCTAACCTTAAACGCAATCTGCTGCTGTACACCCAGATAGCCGACCTGAAAATTCCGGTTATTGTTGCCCTTAACATGATTGATGTATCAGAAAAAGCCGGCATCATCATCGATATTAACTTGTTTGCCCAAAAGTTGGGCGTTCCTGTGGTACCAATATCCGCCCGGAAAATAAAAGGGATCGATCAGCTTAAAACAACTATAGCCTACGCTAATAAAATTGCCCTGCAGCAGGACACCATTGATGTAGATACAATTGCACCAAAACTGGTAGCACAAATTCAGGCCGAATATAAAATTGATAATCCTTACTTAGCCCTGCAGTTGGCGCACCAGCATGAAACGCTGGGCTTTTTAACGCCTGCCGAAAGCGACCGCATTGAAGAATTGGAAAAGGAACACGCGTTCCACTCGCAAAAGGCGCAGGCCTCCGAAACCATTGCCCGCTATAACTTTATAAACGATCTTTTATACGATACTGTTAAGAAACCCGAAACGGCGCATGACGAAACCGTAAGCAACAAAATAGATAAAATACTTACGCATAAGGTATTTGGCTTTATCATTTTCTTCGCCATACTGATGTTTATTTTCCAGGCTATATTCTCCTGGTCGGCCTACCCCATGTCGCTTATCGAACAGCTTTTTATAAAACTGCAAAGTTTAATAAGTAAAACCATGCCGGCCGGGCCTTTAGTTAGCCTCATCAGCGATGGTATAATTGCCGGCTTAAGCGGGGTAATGGTTTTTGTGCCCCAGATAGCCATACTTTTTGCGTTAATATCCATACTGGAAGATACGGGTTACATGTCGCGAGTTACGTTTATGATGGATAAGGTGATGCGTAAAGTGGGGCTCAACGGCAAATCGGTGGTGCCGCTTATTGGCGGCTTTGCCTGCGCGGTGCCATCTATTATGAGCACGCGCAATATCGAAAACTGGAAGGACAGGATGATTACCATTATGGTTACCCCGTTGGTAGCCTGCTCGGCCCGTTTACCGGTTTATACCTTATTGATTGCGCTGGTAGTGCCCGACCGTAATGTTTGGTGGGTATTTAACATGCGTGGGCTTGCGCTTACTGCCATGTACCTGCTCAGCATAGTATCAGCTATAGTAGTGGCCTTTGTCATGAAATTTATTCTGAAATCGCGCGAACGCGGTTACTTTATTATGGAACTGCCGGTTTACCGGATGCCGAGATGGAAAAACGTAGCATTTACCATGTACGACAGGTCTAAAACTTTTGTTTTTCAGGCAGGTAAAGTAATTATAGCGGTATCCATCATCCTGTGGGTACTAAAATCATACGGCCCCGGCGATAGGTTTGCGCAGATAGATAAAGCTTTTAGTCAGCCCAAATACACTAAAACTATGACACCCGATAGCCTGGAAAAGGTTATCGCATCAGAAAAATTGGAAAACTCTTATGCCGGTGTATTTGGTCATGTAATTGAGCCAGTTATTAAGCCCTTAGGGTTCGATTGGAAAATAGGGATAGCCCTCATCAGCTCTTTTGCTGCCCGCGAGGTTTTTGTAGGTACTATGGCCACTATTTACAGCGTAGAAGGCGATGCCGACAAAATGGAATCGGTTCAGCAAAAAATGCATGGTGCTACCAATCCCGATACAG is drawn from Mucilaginibacter ginsenosidivorax and contains these coding sequences:
- a CDS encoding VanZ family protein, which produces MKATLKYQGPAILWALFILIICSVNLGSAGDSPMFFKGFDKLTHTGLFFTLVVLFCNGIIRQQKPRPLSYTRALIIVIAAIVFGGLIEILQLEFFPWRSAEWSDFFCDGLGACMGIFGVMLTINAIGNEKK
- the gcvH gene encoding glycine cleavage system protein GcvH is translated as MNFPAELKYTKDHEWIKVEGNEATIGITEFAQGELGDIVYVDIASLGKEVAKDAVFGTVEAVKTVSDLFMPVTGTVTEINSALNNQPDLVNSDPYGEGWMVKITVADLSEIEGLLSADDYKSVVGA
- the feoB gene encoding ferrous iron transport protein B, giving the protein MKADIRVALVGNPNTGKSTLFNILTGLNQKIGNFPGVTVDKKTGFCQLPDGRTAEIIDLPGTYSIYPKSKDESIVFSVLADKAKGMVPDLIVVILDASNLKRNLLLYTQIADLKIPVIVALNMIDVSEKAGIIIDINLFAQKLGVPVVPISARKIKGIDQLKTTIAYANKIALQQDTIDVDTIAPKLVAQIQAEYKIDNPYLALQLAHQHETLGFLTPAESDRIEELEKEHAFHSQKAQASETIARYNFINDLLYDTVKKPETAHDETVSNKIDKILTHKVFGFIIFFAILMFIFQAIFSWSAYPMSLIEQLFIKLQSLISKTMPAGPLVSLISDGIIAGLSGVMVFVPQIAILFALISILEDTGYMSRVTFMMDKVMRKVGLNGKSVVPLIGGFACAVPSIMSTRNIENWKDRMITIMVTPLVACSARLPVYTLLIALVVPDRNVWWVFNMRGLALTAMYLLSIVSAIVVAFVMKFILKSRERGYFIMELPVYRMPRWKNVAFTMYDRSKTFVFQAGKVIIAVSIILWVLKSYGPGDRFAQIDKAFSQPKYTKTMTPDSLEKVIASEKLENSYAGVFGHVIEPVIKPLGFDWKIGIALISSFAAREVFVGTMATIYSVEGDADKMESVQQKMHGATNPDTGKPVFTLAVAFSLMMFYAFAMQCASTVAVVFRETKDWRWPAAQFAYMTALAYSASFIVYHLLK
- a CDS encoding FeoA family protein — its product is MRLSQLEVGETGIVKEFTDLEMSVKLMEMGCLPGEEIKISRIAPLGDPIAIHVSGYQLSLRKFEASTIILQ